From the genome of Bradyrhizobium sp. ORS 278:
CGAATTGTCGCAACCTCCGGCCCGGCCGGCGACGGCAGAAAGTGCATGACATGAACATTGCGACGGAACCCAAGCTCTCCGGAAAGCCGATCGACGACAAGCCGCGCAAGCGCACCCGCCCGGTGCTGTGGTTCATCGTCATCGGCCTGCTGCTCGCGGGACTGGTCGGCGGCCTCGTCTGGTTCAACATGTTCCGCGACAAGATGATCGCGCAGTTCTTCGCGAACATGAAGCCGCCGCCGCTCAACGTTAGCATCGCGACCGCGACCGCGGAGACCGTGCCGAACCTGCTGACCGCGGTCGGCGATCTCGCCGCCGTGCATCAGGTCAACGTGACCGCGGACGCCTCGGGCCGCATCACCGACATCATGTTCACGCCGGGCACGACGGTGAAGCAGGGCACGCCGCTGGTGCAGCTCTATGACGCGCCGGAGCAGGGCGACCTCGCCAACTTCAAGGCCCAGGTCACCGTGGCGCAGCTGTCGCTCGACCGTGCCAAGCAACTCGCCTCGCGCCAGTTCGGTCCGCAGGCGACCGTCGACCAGGCCCAGGCCGCCTACGACCAGGCTCAGGCCGGCGTCGCCAAGACCGAGGCGCTGATCGCGCAGAAGCTGGTGCGCGCGCCCTTCGACGGCGAGCTCGGCGTCCGCAAGGTCGATCTCGGCCAGTATCTCTCGGCCGGCACGCAGATCGTGTCGCTGACCGATCTCTCGCAGCTGTGGGTCAACTTCACTGTGACGGAGAAGGATTCGGGCCAGCTCAAGGTCGGGCAGGTCGTGCGGGTCACCGTCGATGCCTATCCGGGCAAGACCTTCGAGGGCAAGATCACCACGATCGAGCCGCAGATCGCGACCGACACGCGCAACATTCGCGTGCAGGGCACGATCGCCAATCCCGAGCATATCCTCAAGCCGGGCATGTTCGCCACCACCACCGTGGTGCTGCCGGACAAGCCGCCGGTGCTGACCGTGCCGGAGACGGCGGTCGACTACACGCTGTATGGCGACTCGGTGTTCGTCATCAACGAGAAGAAGACCGATGACGGCAAGACGACGCTGGTGGCGGACCGCACCTATGTCCAGACCGGCGACCGCGTCAACGGCCGCGCCGAGATCCTCAAGGGCCTGAAGGACGGCGACCGCGTCGTCGCCGTCGGACAGCTCAAGATCCAGTCGGGCGCCGCGGTCGCGATCTCGACCGATCCGCTGCCGCCGGTGCCGGCGAAGCCGCCGCGCTACTGATCGCACATCCGAGCCAATGCCGGGCCGCCACGAGGCAGCCCGGCCGGACCTCATCCGAATTCTGCTGACGGGATTGCCGCGATGCGTTTCACCGATATCTTCATCAAGCGCCCGGTGCTGTCGGTCGTGGTCAGCCTGCTGATCCTGCTGCTCGGCCTGCGCGCGGCGTTCGTGCTGCCGATCCGGCAATATCCGAAACTGTCGAACACCGTCGTGAACGTCACGACGGTTTATCCGGGCGCGTCCGCCGATCTGATCCAGGGCTTCATCACGACGCCGCTGGAGCAGGCGGTCGCCTCGGCCGAGGGCGTCGACTACATCACCTCGTCCTCGGTGCAGGGCACCAGCACGATCCAGGTGTTCATCAAGCTCAACTTCGATCCGAGCCAGGCGCTCACCGAGGTGCTCGCCAAGGTCAACTCGGTCCGTTACCTGATCCCGAAGGAATCCAACGACCCGATCGTCACCAAGACGACGGGACAGACGACCTCGGTGATGTATCTCGGCTTCTCCAGCGAGGAGCTGTCGGGCTCGGCGATCTCGGACTATCTGACGCGCGTCGTTCAGCCGGTGCTGTCGACGGTGGACGGCGTCGCCGCCGCCAACATCCTCGGCGGCCAGACCTTTGCGATGCGCATTTGGCTCAACCCCGAGAAGATGGCCGGCCGCAACGTCTCGCCGACCGATGTCGCCGCCGCGATCGCAGCCAACAACTTCCAGTCCGCGGCCGGCCAGGCCAAGGGCTATTTCATCGTCTCCAACATCACGACCAATACCGGCCTGACCGACGTCAACCAGTTCAAGCGGATGATCGTGAAGGCCAAGGACGGCGGCTTCGTCCGCATGGA
Proteins encoded in this window:
- a CDS encoding efflux RND transporter periplasmic adaptor subunit — encoded protein: MNIATEPKLSGKPIDDKPRKRTRPVLWFIVIGLLLAGLVGGLVWFNMFRDKMIAQFFANMKPPPLNVSIATATAETVPNLLTAVGDLAAVHQVNVTADASGRITDIMFTPGTTVKQGTPLVQLYDAPEQGDLANFKAQVTVAQLSLDRAKQLASRQFGPQATVDQAQAAYDQAQAGVAKTEALIAQKLVRAPFDGELGVRKVDLGQYLSAGTQIVSLTDLSQLWVNFTVTEKDSGQLKVGQVVRVTVDAYPGKTFEGKITTIEPQIATDTRNIRVQGTIANPEHILKPGMFATTTVVLPDKPPVLTVPETAVDYTLYGDSVFVINEKKTDDGKTTLVADRTYVQTGDRVNGRAEILKGLKDGDRVVAVGQLKIQSGAAVAISTDPLPPVPAKPPRY